In Acidobacteriota bacterium, one DNA window encodes the following:
- a CDS encoding DUF1501 domain-containing protein — translation MNLPPHRDLTRRRFLQSSACGFGSVALAAMCTEQASAAAGPLAPKVPHVPPRAKRVIFMWMAGGPSQLDMFDYKPRLAKESGEAIPYEIPDGVGMDLSCLMGPISPMRPRGQSGMMMTDWLPHMAKHADELCLLRAMQADNEAHAPAARQLHTGDPRLIRPSMGSWVGYGLGTENRNLPSFITICPLLVDDTGNVQFFGNSFLPAVYQGTVLGSRATGAEKAVFRYIEDPSLPVDLQRDQVDFIQQMNRAHLQQVRSDRQMEGLIQSFELAFRMQSEAPDLIDLSSESKATLDLYGIGWKETDEFGRQCLLARRFAEAGVRFIQITSSGWDHHEAIGKGLPQKCANIDKPTAGLISDLKARGLFDDTLLVWSGEFGRTPHFEDFSFGDKSQYGRGHNPEGFCTWMAGGGVRGGMVHGVTDEYGLRAVDQKVHIHDLHATILHLLGLDHERLTYRYSGRDFRLTDVYGRVVNEILA, via the coding sequence ATGAACCTCCCACCTCACCGAGACTTGACCCGCCGCCGTTTCTTGCAATCCTCCGCTTGCGGTTTCGGCTCAGTGGCGCTGGCCGCCATGTGCACCGAGCAGGCTTCGGCCGCCGCCGGCCCCCTGGCGCCGAAGGTTCCGCATGTTCCGCCCCGCGCCAAGCGCGTGATTTTCATGTGGATGGCGGGTGGCCCCTCCCAACTCGACATGTTCGACTACAAACCGCGGCTGGCGAAAGAGAGTGGAGAAGCCATTCCCTACGAGATCCCCGATGGGGTGGGGATGGACTTGAGCTGTCTGATGGGACCGATCTCCCCGATGCGGCCCCGGGGACAGTCCGGAATGATGATGACCGATTGGTTGCCCCATATGGCGAAGCACGCCGATGAGCTGTGTCTTCTCCGGGCCATGCAGGCGGACAACGAAGCTCATGCCCCCGCGGCCAGGCAACTGCACACCGGTGATCCCCGCCTGATTCGTCCGTCGATGGGATCGTGGGTCGGGTACGGGCTGGGAACCGAGAACCGGAATCTTCCCAGCTTCATCACCATCTGTCCCCTCCTCGTCGACGACACCGGGAACGTCCAGTTTTTCGGGAATTCATTCCTCCCCGCCGTCTACCAGGGAACGGTGCTGGGAAGCCGGGCCACCGGCGCCGAGAAAGCGGTGTTTCGTTATATCGAGGATCCGAGCCTGCCTGTCGATCTGCAGCGAGATCAGGTGGATTTCATTCAACAGATGAACCGGGCGCACCTGCAACAGGTTCGATCCGACCGCCAGATGGAGGGACTCATCCAGTCCTTCGAGCTGGCGTTTCGAATGCAGTCGGAGGCTCCGGACCTCATCGACCTGTCGTCCGAGTCAAAGGCTACACTCGACCTCTACGGCATCGGCTGGAAAGAGACCGACGAATTCGGACGCCAGTGCCTGCTGGCGCGGCGCTTTGCCGAAGCCGGCGTGCGTTTCATCCAGATCACCTCCAGCGGCTGGGACCATCACGAAGCGATCGGCAAGGGCCTCCCCCAAAAGTGCGCCAACATCGACAAGCCCACGGCCGGGCTGATCTCGGACCTCAAGGCCAGGGGACTGTTCGACGACACGCTCCTCGTCTGGTCGGGTGAATTCGGGCGAACCCCCCACTTCGAGGATTTTTCCTTCGGAGACAAGTCCCAATACGGGCGGGGTCACAACCCCGAAGGGTTCTGCACATGGATGGCCGGAGGGGGCGTGCGTGGAGGCATGGTCCACGGCGTCACCGACGAGTACGGGCTACGGGCCGTCGACCAGAAGGTGCACATTCACGACTTGCACGCCACCATCCTGCACCTGCTGGGCCTCGACCACGAGAGGCTGACCTATCGCTACAGCGGTCGCGACTTCCGCCTCACGGACGTCTACGGGCGGGTGGTGAATGAGATCCTGGCATGA
- a CDS encoding Gfo/Idh/MocA family oxidoreductase produces MNQERITRRRILGGLATLAVSSGRAEPAWSLPAEGSLSAGLFSEAGSHAEHYLKGFAQARGVGRVAVSDPTGKTFEQAKQLLGGRLEGTYRSHREMLERVHPKLVVVTLEGHHAPPAIRLALEANCHVMTEKPGCARLEDFEPLVELAQSRGRDLMLAMATRMSLAVKKARDLIRSGFLGKPYSATMDWISDQTRLTRPEHQRSWLSFKDKAGGGKLIFHGIHYLDLIQFLTGDRIDRITSLCENVGGQPIEVEDAAVVSFRLSKGLVGTLNAGYYLDEGYQNQVRFWGSKGWFHMDLPYGETLKWYSTHPEAPRGVQFFQYQDDPNPPYVYGPLVQEAVDAALGLSPPPMTAAECLHLMRVIFAAYRAAETGKTQEVAS; encoded by the coding sequence ATGAACCAGGAGAGAATCACCCGACGCCGGATCCTGGGAGGGCTGGCCACCCTCGCCGTTTCTTCCGGGAGAGCAGAACCCGCCTGGTCTCTACCGGCTGAAGGATCCCTCAGCGCCGGCCTTTTCAGCGAAGCGGGCAGCCACGCCGAACACTACCTGAAGGGCTTTGCGCAGGCCCGTGGAGTGGGTCGAGTGGCCGTTTCCGACCCCACGGGGAAGACCTTCGAGCAGGCGAAACAACTACTGGGCGGGCGTCTGGAAGGAACCTACCGCAGCCATCGGGAGATGCTGGAGAGAGTTCACCCCAAGCTCGTGGTCGTGACTTTGGAAGGACATCACGCGCCTCCCGCCATCCGATTGGCCTTGGAGGCGAACTGCCATGTGATGACGGAGAAGCCGGGCTGTGCCCGCCTGGAAGACTTCGAGCCTCTGGTCGAGCTGGCGCAGTCGCGCGGCCGGGACCTGATGTTGGCCATGGCGACCCGGATGAGCCTGGCCGTCAAGAAGGCGCGCGACCTGATCCGGTCCGGCTTTCTGGGGAAGCCCTACTCGGCCACCATGGACTGGATCAGCGACCAGACGCGGCTGACCCGCCCCGAACATCAACGCTCCTGGCTCTCCTTCAAGGACAAGGCTGGAGGCGGAAAGCTCATCTTCCATGGGATCCACTACTTGGACCTGATCCAATTCCTCACTGGAGATCGGATTGACCGGATCACATCCCTCTGCGAGAACGTGGGAGGCCAGCCCATCGAGGTCGAAGATGCAGCAGTCGTCTCCTTTCGCCTCAGCAAGGGCTTGGTGGGAACCCTCAACGCCGGGTACTACTTGGACGAGGGCTACCAGAACCAGGTCCGTTTCTGGGGTTCGAAGGGTTGGTTCCATATGGACCTGCCCTATGGGGAGACCTTGAAATGGTACTCCACGCATCCCGAGGCGCCCCGGGGTGTCCAGTTCTTCCAATATCAGGACGATCCCAATCCACCCTACGTGTACGGTCCGCTGGTGCAGGAGGCGGTTGACGCCGCCTTGGGGCTCTCCCCGCCTCCCATGACGGCAGCGGAGTGCCTCCATCTCATGAGGGTGATTTTCGCTGCCTACCGGGCGGCGGAAACAGGGAAAACCCAGGAGGTGGCGTCGTAA
- a CDS encoding class II aldolase/adducin family protein: MAAIQTSVVTEVPREIDAVEWDLRVQLAACYRIVDYFDWCELIYGHISLRVPGPEHHFLINPYGLRYDEMTASSLVKIDLDGNLVEPSDYPFNPAGFVIHSAIHQHRENAHCVIHTHTRAGMAVAALECGLLNISMNATSFYNNIGYHDYEGSQLFLDERRKLAEDLGTSNVMILRNHGLLSVGATVPEAFLHIYRLERACQVQLDAMACRQKLVIPSDSVVARSADQMDDFAKCAADLGQLEFDALVRLMDQRDPSFRN, encoded by the coding sequence ATGGCGGCAATACAGACATCCGTAGTCACTGAGGTTCCTCGGGAAATCGATGCTGTCGAATGGGATCTCCGGGTCCAGCTCGCGGCGTGCTACCGGATCGTGGACTATTTCGACTGGTGCGAGCTGATCTACGGGCATATCTCGCTTCGCGTGCCCGGCCCCGAACACCACTTTCTGATCAACCCCTACGGGCTGCGCTATGACGAGATGACGGCTTCCAGCCTGGTGAAGATCGACCTGGACGGGAATCTGGTCGAGCCCTCCGACTATCCCTTCAACCCGGCCGGGTTCGTCATCCACAGCGCCATTCACCAGCACCGGGAGAATGCCCACTGCGTGATCCACACCCATACCCGGGCCGGAATGGCCGTGGCGGCGCTGGAATGCGGACTCCTGAACATCAGCATGAACGCCACCAGCTTCTACAACAATATCGGCTACCACGACTACGAGGGCTCTCAACTGTTCCTGGACGAGCGCAGGAAGCTCGCCGAGGACCTGGGAACGTCGAACGTCATGATCCTGCGCAACCATGGTCTGTTGAGCGTCGGAGCAACCGTCCCCGAGGCGTTCCTGCACATCTACCGTCTGGAGCGGGCCTGCCAGGTCCAGCTCGATGCTATGGCCTGCCGGCAGAAACTGGTGATCCCGTCCGATTCGGTCGTCGCGCGGTCGGCGGATCAGATGGACGATTTCGCCAAGTGCGCCGCCGACCTGGGCCAACTGGAATTTGACGCCCTGGTCCGGCTCATGGACCAGAGGGACCCCTCGTTCCGTAACTGA
- a CDS encoding Nramp family divalent metal transporter — MAIGLRRIGPAFIVGACIIGPGSVTLMSRTGAVYGYSMLWLAILAGALMAGFLALFLRFGLYSQETFLGLASRKLGPWFAVVCGFSLASVNATFQFGNNLGVTAAMTTLFGDVPKLVWPVGFTLLSIVFLAGFRNIYLLLERLMTFFLVFMVLAFAANLLWAGPDWLSALKGATIPNIPEGADWLTLGGLVATTFVMVAAFFQAYLVRAKGWKEEDLSSGVTDTVLASVLYTAIGCVIMMTAAAVLYPDGRVDSAAGMAMQLEGVFGPYARIIFCVGFGTAAFSSFVTNAMVGGVLVNDGLGLGGKVNSPTTKLIAGIILVIGMATAVAILQSEAPADASATSASVAKSQLEIRALALAQALTLLAMPLGVLATLLAFFDRDAMARRPLSLPERAFVLVGVTVLLGIAGMTALRVVPMVKSLLAG; from the coding sequence ATGGCCATCGGATTGAGACGCATCGGACCCGCGTTTATCGTGGGGGCCTGCATTATCGGACCGGGCAGCGTCACCCTGATGTCGCGAACCGGCGCGGTCTACGGCTACTCCATGCTCTGGCTGGCCATCCTTGCCGGCGCCCTCATGGCGGGGTTTCTCGCCCTCTTCCTGCGATTCGGACTCTACTCACAAGAGACCTTTCTGGGACTGGCCTCCCGAAAGCTGGGCCCCTGGTTCGCCGTGGTCTGCGGCTTCTCCCTGGCCTCGGTGAACGCCACCTTCCAGTTCGGGAACAACCTGGGCGTCACCGCCGCCATGACCACGCTCTTTGGAGACGTCCCCAAGTTGGTCTGGCCGGTGGGATTCACGCTGCTCTCCATCGTCTTCCTCGCAGGCTTCCGGAACATCTACCTGCTGCTGGAAAGGTTGATGACCTTCTTCCTGGTCTTCATGGTCCTGGCGTTCGCGGCCAACCTGCTGTGGGCCGGCCCCGACTGGTTGTCCGCCCTGAAGGGCGCGACCATCCCCAATATTCCGGAGGGAGCCGACTGGCTCACGTTAGGCGGCCTGGTGGCCACCACGTTCGTGATGGTGGCGGCCTTCTTCCAGGCCTACCTGGTCCGTGCCAAGGGCTGGAAGGAAGAAGATCTCTCCAGCGGCGTCACCGACACGGTGCTGGCGTCCGTTCTCTACACGGCCATCGGCTGCGTGATCATGATGACTGCGGCCGCCGTTCTTTACCCGGACGGACGTGTGGACAGCGCCGCGGGCATGGCAATGCAACTAGAGGGCGTCTTCGGACCGTACGCCCGGATCATCTTCTGCGTCGGTTTCGGCACCGCAGCCTTCTCCAGCTTCGTGACCAACGCCATGGTCGGCGGGGTCCTGGTCAACGACGGGCTGGGCCTGGGGGGCAAGGTCAACTCTCCCACGACCAAGCTCATCGCCGGGATCATCCTGGTCATCGGCATGGCCACTGCTGTTGCCATCCTTCAGTCCGAGGCGCCGGCTGATGCGTCGGCAACGTCGGCCTCTGTCGCAAAGAGCCAGTTGGAGATCCGTGCCCTCGCCTTGGCCCAGGCCCTGACCCTGCTGGCGATGCCCCTGGGCGTACTGGCCACGTTGCTGGCCTTCTTCGACCGGGACGCCATGGCGCGGCGTCCGTTGTCGCTGCCGGAACGGGCCTTCGTCCTTGTAGGCGTGACCGTCCTGTTGGGAATCGCCGGCATGACGGCCCTCAGGGTCGTGCCGATGGTGAAGAGTTTGTTGGCGGGGTAG